One Novipirellula galeiformis DNA segment encodes these proteins:
- a CDS encoding 4-(cytidine 5'-diphospho)-2-C-methyl-D-erythritol kinase encodes MHALPLQSVAVTHPPAKLNLFFELLGKRDDGYHDIDTIMVAIDWHDQLRLQQRPSPGIELIVDWMPSLEIIARELGVDPQSEHGQSLLAIPADERNLVHRALTRFVDHFGFAGGFCCHLSKSIPAGAGMGGASSDAASALRCAATLAGIPLDHPDLRTLASEIGSDVPFFLGNDTTSWTAARATGRGEQITPVSLATELNAVIAFPAISLSTATVYSQSSVPTSPSSANDFIKAANTGILESITSQMCNRLQETATQITPQIDEILKSMWRLGLLGCQLTGSGSACFGLADSAIQAKRLAEQLRRQLGRDSGSLDKPRSDSQISAGARVVAATSVRVPAIIQIESIRSPE; translated from the coding sequence GTGCACGCTCTCCCTTTGCAATCGGTCGCAGTCACGCATCCGCCTGCGAAATTGAATCTATTTTTTGAGCTGCTTGGCAAGCGTGATGACGGCTACCACGACATTGACACGATCATGGTCGCCATCGATTGGCACGACCAACTTCGCTTACAACAACGTCCTTCACCGGGCATCGAATTGATTGTCGATTGGATGCCATCGCTGGAGATCATCGCTCGCGAATTGGGAGTGGACCCTCAATCCGAACACGGTCAATCGCTACTCGCGATTCCCGCGGATGAACGAAACCTCGTGCATCGAGCGCTCACCCGTTTCGTCGATCACTTTGGCTTTGCCGGTGGTTTCTGCTGCCACCTTTCCAAGAGCATTCCTGCCGGAGCGGGGATGGGGGGGGCCAGCAGCGATGCGGCTTCGGCGCTGCGTTGTGCTGCCACACTCGCAGGCATCCCCTTGGATCATCCGGACCTCCGAACGCTGGCGTCCGAAATCGGCAGCGACGTTCCCTTTTTTCTTGGCAACGACACCACATCCTGGACTGCCGCACGCGCCACCGGACGCGGCGAACAAATCACCCCCGTCTCGCTAGCGACGGAGCTCAACGCCGTGATCGCCTTCCCGGCCATTAGTTTATCGACGGCAACCGTCTATTCGCAGTCCTCCGTCCCAACGTCCCCCTCGTCCGCTAATGATTTCATTAAAGCGGCCAATACGGGCATTTTAGAATCGATCACTTCGCAAATGTGTAATCGACTTCAGGAGACAGCAACACAAATCACACCGCAAATTGACGAAATCTTGAAATCGATGTGGCGTCTTGGGCTGCTGGGGTGTCAATTAACAGGCAGCGGATCGGCATGTTTTGGCCTAGCCGACTCAGCAATCCAAGCGAAACGATTGGCAGAACAACTGCGTCGCCAATTAGGTAGAGACTCTGGAAGTCTCGATAAACCTCGTTCCGATAGCCAAATTTCCGCAGGCGCAAGGGTTGTCGCTGCGACTTCGGTTCGAGTGCCGGCAATCATTCAAATTGAATCCATTCGAAGTCCAGAGTAA
- a CDS encoding SpoVG family protein has translation MQISEIRIKLMEASEDRLRAFCSITIDGSFVVRDLKIIDGSNGPFVAMPSRKLTGHCQRCSYKNHLRATYCNHCGVKLQIDSDVDSPQKLYADVAHPINSDCRELIQNAVIEEFEAELARASEPGYQSRYDDDFGDDDMGLPAPRRSESRQGSEAALPSTETVLFDDNESKTSGPKRPHFMDPQTREKATSEDDHDDGFGVGIF, from the coding sequence GTGCAGATCTCTGAGATACGCATCAAACTGATGGAAGCTTCCGAGGATCGACTCCGCGCATTCTGCTCCATTACCATCGATGGATCTTTTGTGGTTCGCGATTTGAAAATCATCGATGGCTCCAACGGCCCTTTCGTCGCGATGCCGAGCCGCAAGTTAACTGGCCATTGTCAACGATGTAGCTACAAGAATCATCTCCGAGCAACCTATTGCAATCACTGTGGTGTCAAATTGCAAATCGATTCAGATGTCGATTCACCACAAAAGCTGTATGCGGATGTCGCACATCCGATCAACAGCGATTGTCGCGAGCTGATCCAGAACGCGGTGATCGAAGAATTTGAAGCCGAGCTTGCGCGTGCGAGTGAGCCGGGTTACCAATCTCGTTACGACGATGACTTTGGCGACGATGACATGGGACTTCCAGCGCCCCGTCGCAGCGAGAGCCGACAAGGCTCCGAAGCAGCGTTGCCATCAACCGAAACCGTCTTGTTTGACGACAATGAATCGAAAACCAGTGGTCCGAAACGACCGCACTTCATGGATCCGCAGACTCGCGAAAAAGCGACGTCCGAGGATGACCATGATGACGGATTCGGCGTCGGAATTTTTTAA
- a CDS encoding DUF6384 family protein — MPNPNAQQQAPRQARPHSMSQIELPGQNLTLNETLRVMDVAREMRDQRETAEEMFRRDDARTNLRNKLVRAARLSGDNVSEAEIEAAIDQYLATLHTYEDPQPGLKSLIAHLWIWRNRMLWSAAALAATGGLLWSLFA, encoded by the coding sequence ATGCCTAACCCCAACGCTCAGCAACAGGCTCCACGCCAGGCCCGTCCGCACTCGATGTCCCAGATCGAGTTGCCGGGGCAAAATTTGACGCTCAACGAAACCTTGCGGGTGATGGACGTCGCTCGTGAGATGCGCGATCAGCGAGAGACCGCCGAAGAGATGTTTCGACGTGATGACGCACGCACCAATCTACGCAATAAATTGGTGCGAGCGGCTCGGCTCTCAGGCGACAATGTTAGCGAGGCGGAAATCGAAGCTGCGATCGATCAGTACCTCGCGACGCTGCACACGTACGAAGATCCCCAACCGGGACTGAAGAGCTTGATTGCCCATCTTTGGATTTGGCGAAATCGAATGCTGTGGAGTGCGGCTGCGTTAGCGGCGACCGGCGGTTTGTTATGGTCTCTGTTTGCCTAG
- a CDS encoding cell surface protein has translation MSDQAQASAPEPSKSETRSASQVATERDSQSMREYLDRALVVLKKFGSSSANEAPQELISLLESVRHLDESKVIAIAEVIKHMSSFNALVRENVESIQIGNRYMDITQLFDSVREDSKRLIGQLDDGKISGTEKVSNWWMKIRRGTPNDRFEKIVEIYGEVAKDTKEALKTEELIMDAYIDFRFALKEAEILSRELLDMQVPVLDAAKANLSSAQSALDNYAGNDEGGKSKAELARDESRHRYEKEDATYQLLKDIAENLQIGYDVGETLITKLKQTHDVKERVFRRAVTFFTTNEHVFTILGTVYTSQHGLHEVTQATEAMKTGVNKGLEDIATLGRNLERAALKAGYGSTIDPESVQKLVDAISDFQVESLEMIADLRRESEESTKAIRKSVEAGKKKYQETLARHAHGQLADR, from the coding sequence ATGTCCGATCAAGCTCAAGCGTCCGCACCGGAACCTAGTAAAAGTGAAACTCGATCGGCCTCGCAGGTCGCTACCGAGCGTGACTCTCAATCCATGCGAGAGTACCTTGATCGTGCCTTGGTCGTCTTGAAAAAGTTCGGCAGTAGCAGCGCGAACGAGGCGCCCCAGGAGTTGATTTCGTTGCTTGAAAGCGTTCGCCATTTGGATGAATCCAAAGTGATCGCCATCGCCGAAGTCATCAAGCATATGAGTTCCTTTAACGCGCTCGTCCGTGAGAATGTGGAAAGCATTCAAATCGGAAATCGCTACATGGACATCACTCAGTTATTCGATTCGGTCCGCGAAGACAGCAAACGACTGATCGGCCAATTGGATGATGGCAAGATTAGTGGTACCGAGAAAGTGTCCAATTGGTGGATGAAAATCCGCCGCGGCACGCCGAACGATCGCTTTGAAAAGATCGTGGAAATTTACGGTGAGGTTGCCAAAGACACCAAGGAAGCTCTAAAGACCGAAGAGCTGATCATGGATGCCTATATCGATTTCCGCTTCGCGCTCAAGGAAGCCGAAATTCTCTCGCGCGAACTGTTGGACATGCAGGTGCCGGTGCTTGACGCTGCGAAAGCAAATTTGTCGTCGGCCCAATCGGCGTTAGACAACTATGCCGGCAACGACGAAGGGGGCAAGAGTAAAGCCGAACTCGCTCGTGATGAATCGCGTCACCGCTACGAGAAAGAAGATGCAACGTACCAGTTGCTCAAAGACATCGCCGAGAACCTGCAGATCGGTTACGACGTCGGCGAAACGTTGATTACCAAACTGAAACAGACTCACGACGTGAAAGAGCGCGTGTTCCGTCGCGCGGTGACCTTCTTCACCACCAACGAGCACGTGTTCACAATCCTGGGGACGGTTTACACCAGCCAACATGGGCTTCACGAAGTCACTCAGGCGACCGAAGCGATGAAGACCGGGGTCAACAAAGGGCTCGAAGATATCGCCACCCTTGGCCGCAACCTCGAACGCGCCGCACTGAAGGCGGGATACGGGAGCACCATCGACCCGGAATCGGTACAGAAGTTGGTCGATGCGATCAGCGACTTCCAAGTGGAATCGCTGGAAATGATCGCCGACCTTCGCCGTGAAAGTGAAGAGAGCACTAAGGCGATCCGCAAGAGCGTCGAAGCGGGTAAGAAAAAGTACCAAGAAACCTTGGCCCGACACGCCCATGGACAACTGGCCGATCGCTAA
- a CDS encoding aldose epimerase family protein, whose translation MKIETSPFGKTADDREVTRFTLTNSHGNHVSVMNWGATLLEVNVPDSQGKVENVNLAFAELAPYLSGHPYFGSTVGRFCNRIGQGKFTIDGTDYQVTLNLGKHHLHGGNKNFTYQFWEGESYQSEDAVGVRFQLTSPDGQEGFPGTVNVTVDYSWNDKNELGIAFTATTDAPTHLNLTNHSYWNLAGAGSGTALNHVAMIQADEALDVDQDLIPTGKLNKLDGSVLDFRKPTALGDRIDQLPATKGYDHCLVVRGEAGHLRLAARVVDPSSGRTLEVETTQPAIQLYTANHLTGDEHSAGAGGHEAFCLETQHYPDAPNHASFPSTLLRPGQTLREVTVHRFGVE comes from the coding sequence ATGAAGATTGAAACTAGCCCGTTCGGGAAGACTGCGGATGATCGCGAAGTGACGCGTTTCACCTTGACCAATTCGCACGGCAATCATGTCTCGGTGATGAATTGGGGAGCCACGTTGTTGGAGGTGAATGTTCCTGATTCGCAGGGGAAAGTCGAAAACGTCAACCTCGCCTTTGCGGAGCTTGCTCCCTATTTATCAGGGCATCCGTATTTCGGCAGCACTGTGGGGCGATTCTGTAACCGCATCGGACAGGGGAAGTTTACGATCGATGGCACGGATTACCAAGTCACCCTCAATCTTGGAAAACATCATTTACACGGTGGCAACAAAAACTTTACCTACCAATTTTGGGAGGGTGAGAGCTACCAGAGCGAAGATGCCGTCGGTGTCCGCTTCCAATTAACCAGCCCCGATGGTCAAGAAGGGTTCCCCGGTACGGTGAACGTCACCGTCGATTACAGCTGGAATGACAAGAACGAATTGGGAATCGCATTCACCGCGACGACGGATGCACCGACCCATCTGAATTTGACCAATCACAGCTATTGGAACCTCGCCGGCGCTGGCTCTGGCACCGCACTGAATCATGTGGCCATGATCCAGGCCGATGAGGCCTTGGACGTGGATCAGGATTTGATTCCTACCGGAAAACTAAACAAGCTCGATGGCAGCGTGCTCGACTTCCGAAAACCCACCGCGTTGGGCGATCGCATCGATCAACTGCCCGCGACGAAGGGTTACGACCATTGCTTGGTGGTTCGCGGAGAAGCCGGCCATTTGCGTTTAGCGGCCCGCGTGGTCGATCCGAGTTCGGGACGCACGCTTGAAGTGGAAACGACTCAACCGGCCATCCAACTCTACACAGCCAACCACTTGACGGGGGACGAGCATTCGGCCGGCGCCGGCGGGCACGAGGCGTTCTGCTTAGAGACGCAGCACTATCCCGATGCGCCGAACCATGCATCGTTCCCCAGTACGCTGCTTCGCCCGGGACAAACGCTCCGTGAAGTGACCGTTCACCGCTTTGGCGTCGAGTAG
- a CDS encoding tRNA dihydrouridine synthase, producing the protein MTTSFQTRPLTIGNVSIGFPVVQAALSGYSDLPMRVIARRHGASYTVCEVMLDQFLVALSKRQKTKHFLEIDPDEPPVGGQLMGAEPEQFSAGAMKLVEAGFDIIDVNFGCPVKKVLGRCRGGFHLSQPSIAIEILRRTRDIVPDSIPVTVKMRRGMDDTAESRDAFFEILDGAIDAGLAAATVHGRTVKQRYNGPSRWEFLSEVKQHVGDSIKILGSGDLFSAQDCLRMLEQTGIDGVTVARGAIGNPWIFTQAAALAKGDPMPPPPTLHEQASVIQEHVNLCERTYSPERALLLMRKHCIKYSQSHPEHEAVRHDLARVRLREEFDAALERHYGTDGPGRYVPEDYHRKQAE; encoded by the coding sequence ATGACAACCTCATTCCAAACACGGCCCCTTACGATTGGCAACGTTTCGATTGGCTTTCCCGTCGTGCAAGCCGCATTATCGGGCTACAGCGACTTGCCGATGCGTGTGATTGCGCGTCGGCATGGCGCCAGCTATACGGTTTGTGAGGTGATGCTTGACCAATTCCTTGTCGCCCTCAGCAAGCGACAAAAGACCAAGCATTTCCTAGAGATCGATCCCGACGAACCACCGGTTGGCGGGCAATTGATGGGAGCCGAGCCAGAACAGTTTTCCGCCGGCGCGATGAAGTTGGTCGAAGCGGGATTTGACATCATTGATGTCAATTTTGGATGCCCCGTGAAAAAAGTGCTCGGTCGTTGCCGAGGCGGCTTTCATCTCTCGCAACCCTCCATCGCGATTGAGATCCTAAGGCGAACCCGAGATATCGTGCCCGATTCCATTCCCGTGACCGTTAAAATGCGACGCGGCATGGATGACACCGCCGAATCACGCGACGCCTTTTTTGAGATCCTCGACGGAGCCATCGACGCCGGGCTCGCTGCGGCAACCGTTCATGGCCGCACGGTCAAGCAACGCTACAACGGCCCGAGTCGCTGGGAGTTCCTCAGCGAAGTGAAGCAGCATGTTGGTGATTCGATCAAAATCCTCGGCAGCGGCGACTTGTTCTCCGCCCAAGATTGCCTGCGGATGCTTGAGCAAACCGGCATCGATGGCGTGACTGTCGCCCGCGGTGCGATTGGCAACCCATGGATTTTCACTCAGGCCGCAGCGCTGGCCAAAGGAGATCCGATGCCGCCACCGCCGACGCTTCATGAGCAAGCCAGTGTGATCCAAGAACATGTCAACCTTTGCGAACGAACGTATTCGCCCGAGCGAGCGCTGTTATTGATGCGAAAGCACTGCATCAAGTACTCGCAAAGCCATCCTGAGCACGAAGCGGTGCGGCACGATCTCGCCCGAGTGCGACTGCGTGAAGAGTTTGATGCCGCGCTAGAGCGTCACTACGGAACCGACGGTCCGGGCCGCTATGTTCCGGAAGACTATCACCGCAAACAAGCCGAGTAG
- a CDS encoding sigma-54-dependent transcriptional regulator has protein sequence MSDELADKNASSDSDSTRSYDPGELRLLVVDNEAAHARAMTESLEKVGYHCEVATSGPEAAKLVERETYDIIITDMVMNDVDGMKILNLARKQLPDCEVVLVTGHATVPLAVEAMQQGAFNFLEKPITPARLRAIVQRAADAVSLRRQNTELMQRLDERFGFEGIIYTSDKMKGVIDRLRRIAVTDATVLITGESGTGKEMIAQAIHQNSPRRNKRIVALNTRAVSENLVESELFGHVKGSFTDAVADRVGAFQYANGGTLFLDEVGDMPMSTQIKLLRVLEESQITRVGDNKSIKVNVRLISATNRPLEAMIESGVFRNDLYFRLKVVTVELPALRERRDDVIPLMDHFRKMFLRRHEKATAHFTPAVTKRFFAYDWPGNIRQLRNFVETMVVLDTDGSLDIDDLPPELADEAPESAEGTTLVIGGESNLIGQPLSTVERWAIEETLKLTGGNREEAAKILKIGARTLYRRLDQYKSAEEGIEEEEQA, from the coding sequence ATGAGCGACGAGTTAGCAGATAAAAACGCGTCGAGCGATTCGGATTCGACTCGCTCGTACGATCCAGGTGAGCTTCGTTTGTTGGTGGTCGACAACGAAGCTGCGCACGCACGCGCGATGACGGAAAGCCTGGAAAAGGTTGGTTATCATTGCGAGGTGGCAACCAGCGGTCCTGAAGCGGCCAAGCTTGTTGAGCGTGAAACGTACGACATCATCATCACCGACATGGTGATGAACGATGTTGACGGCATGAAGATTTTGAATCTGGCTCGCAAGCAGTTGCCTGATTGTGAAGTGGTGCTGGTGACGGGGCACGCGACGGTCCCATTGGCGGTTGAAGCGATGCAGCAAGGCGCCTTCAACTTCCTTGAGAAACCGATCACACCGGCGCGATTGCGCGCGATCGTGCAACGGGCTGCGGACGCCGTCTCGCTGCGACGTCAAAACACCGAGTTGATGCAGCGACTCGACGAGCGTTTTGGATTCGAAGGGATCATTTACACCAGCGATAAGATGAAGGGGGTCATCGATCGCTTGCGACGTATCGCGGTGACCGATGCGACCGTGTTGATTACCGGTGAAAGTGGCACGGGCAAGGAGATGATCGCTCAAGCGATTCATCAAAACAGCCCTCGCCGCAATAAGCGGATCGTCGCCCTGAATACCCGCGCGGTCTCGGAGAATCTCGTCGAGAGTGAATTGTTCGGGCATGTGAAAGGCTCGTTCACCGACGCGGTCGCCGATCGAGTCGGCGCGTTTCAATATGCCAACGGCGGAACCTTGTTCCTCGATGAAGTCGGCGACATGCCGATGAGCACCCAGATCAAGTTGCTGCGTGTTTTGGAGGAGAGCCAGATCACGCGTGTGGGCGATAATAAATCGATCAAAGTCAACGTGCGGTTGATTTCGGCAACCAATCGGCCGCTCGAAGCGATGATCGAATCGGGCGTGTTCCGCAACGATTTGTACTTTCGCTTGAAGGTCGTCACGGTGGAATTGCCCGCGCTTCGCGAACGCCGCGATGATGTGATCCCGTTAATGGATCACTTTCGGAAAATGTTTTTGCGACGACATGAAAAGGCGACCGCGCATTTCACCCCTGCGGTGACCAAGCGGTTCTTTGCTTACGATTGGCCCGGCAACATTCGCCAATTACGTAATTTTGTGGAAACGATGGTCGTGCTCGATACCGATGGCTCATTGGACATCGATGACTTGCCGCCGGAGCTCGCCGATGAAGCACCCGAGAGTGCCGAGGGTACGACGTTGGTGATCGGAGGTGAATCGAACTTAATTGGCCAACCGTTGAGCACCGTGGAGCGCTGGGCCATCGAGGAAACATTGAAACTGACTGGCGGAAACCGTGAGGAAGCCGCCAAGATTCTGAAAATTGGTGCACGGACGCTGTATCGGCGATTGGACCAATACAAGAGCGCAGAGGAAGGGATCGAGGAAGAGGAACAAGCGTAG
- the carB gene encoding carbamoyl-phosphate synthase large subunit, with translation MPRRDDIKKILLIGSGPIVIGQACEFDYSGTQACKALREEGYEVVLVNSNPATIMTDPATADATYIEPLTWQMVEKIIAKERPDVLLPTLGGQTGLNVAMDLEANGVLEKYGVEMIGANAKVIAKAEEREQFKAAMEKIGLDVCLGRTVHTLQEAREALALVGLPAVVRPSFTMGGSGSAIAYNRDEFDSLVQNGLDQSPVTEVLIEESIIGWKEYEMEVVRDRDDNCVIICSIENFDAMGVHTGDSITVAPAQTLSDKEYQRMRDASLAVIREIGVETGGSNIQFAIEPGTGRMIVIEMNPRVSRSSALASKATGYPIAKIAAKLAIGYRLWELPNDITKKTKACFEPTIDYVVTKMPRFAFEKFPEADATLTTQMKSVGETMAIGRTFKESLQKAMRGLEVGAFGLGSDNRDTWGTENQSDHDEIVAKLSTPGAERIFYMRYAMKAGMSMEEIHSLTHIDPWFLDHMFQIIEEEDRILAIGSIDAMTRDDFWQAKRTGFSDRQIAKMTSTTELKVRTKRLSLDVKPVFKSVDTCAAEFEAYTPYYYSTYEHEDELPPPSGKKRVIILGGGPNRIGQGIEFDYCCCHASFALREIGIESVMVNSNPETVSTDYDTSDMLFFEPLTIEDVLNICDAIKPDGVIAQFGGQTPLNLARGLKEAGVPIIGTSVETIEAAEDRELFQKLIEDLGLRQPPSGIARNMDEARREAKKIGYPALVRPSFVLGGRAMEICYDQSQFERYVAEAFIVADGQPVLIDRFLEDATEVDVDAIADGTDCVLMGIMEHIEEAGVHSGDSACAIPPFSLTQPILAEIRETTKRLAMRLKVIGLMNIQYAIKMEDNKPTLYILEVNPRASRTVPFVAKATGVPVANIATKVMTGISLKELGVTEEPIPRHVSIKESVFPFRKFSGVDIVLGPEMRSTGEVMGISEKFSLAFAKSQIAAGSVLPETGKIFLSLAPRHKDSVVLLGKSLTELGFELLATSGTAAKLESEGVKVTRVKKLAEGHPNLIDYLKNGDVQLIINTPSGKGARTDEGKIRSAAVQCGVPCITTVAAAEAAIRAMTAMREGSLEVESLQTRYARSL, from the coding sequence GTGCCTCGTCGAGACGATATCAAAAAAATCCTGCTAATTGGTAGTGGTCCGATCGTAATTGGGCAGGCTTGTGAATTTGATTATTCGGGTACACAAGCGTGCAAGGCGTTACGCGAAGAGGGCTATGAGGTTGTGCTGGTTAACAGCAACCCGGCCACGATCATGACGGATCCGGCAACCGCCGATGCCACTTACATCGAACCGTTGACTTGGCAAATGGTCGAAAAGATCATTGCCAAAGAGCGTCCCGATGTATTGTTGCCGACGCTCGGGGGGCAAACGGGGCTGAACGTCGCGATGGACCTCGAGGCCAACGGGGTGCTGGAAAAGTACGGCGTCGAGATGATTGGTGCCAACGCCAAGGTGATCGCCAAGGCTGAAGAGCGAGAGCAGTTCAAAGCGGCGATGGAGAAGATCGGTCTGGATGTCTGTCTAGGACGCACCGTTCACACCTTGCAAGAAGCGCGTGAAGCGTTGGCGCTTGTCGGTTTGCCCGCGGTGGTTCGCCCGAGTTTTACGATGGGCGGTTCTGGATCCGCGATCGCGTACAACCGGGATGAGTTCGATTCGCTTGTCCAAAATGGACTCGATCAATCGCCGGTCACCGAAGTATTGATCGAGGAATCGATCATCGGTTGGAAAGAATATGAGATGGAAGTCGTCCGCGATCGCGACGACAATTGCGTGATCATTTGTAGCATTGAAAACTTCGATGCGATGGGGGTTCACACAGGCGACTCGATCACCGTGGCGCCCGCACAAACATTGTCCGACAAAGAGTATCAACGGATGCGTGACGCATCGTTGGCTGTGATCCGCGAGATTGGGGTGGAAACGGGCGGCAGCAACATCCAATTCGCGATCGAGCCGGGCACCGGACGCATGATCGTGATCGAGATGAACCCTCGCGTCAGCCGATCGAGTGCCTTGGCGAGTAAGGCGACGGGATATCCGATTGCAAAAATCGCGGCCAAGTTGGCTATCGGTTACCGACTTTGGGAACTTCCCAACGACATTACCAAGAAGACCAAAGCGTGTTTTGAGCCGACGATTGATTACGTCGTCACCAAGATGCCTCGGTTCGCGTTCGAAAAATTTCCCGAAGCGGACGCCACGTTAACGACTCAAATGAAGAGCGTTGGCGAGACGATGGCGATTGGGCGGACGTTCAAGGAATCACTTCAAAAAGCAATGCGTGGCTTGGAAGTCGGCGCCTTTGGTCTCGGTAGCGATAACCGTGACACCTGGGGGACCGAAAACCAATCGGACCATGACGAAATCGTTGCCAAGCTCAGCACGCCAGGTGCGGAACGCATCTTCTACATGCGTTACGCAATGAAGGCCGGCATGTCGATGGAGGAGATTCATTCGCTCACTCATATCGACCCTTGGTTCCTCGATCACATGTTCCAAATCATCGAAGAAGAGGATCGCATCTTGGCGATCGGTTCGATCGATGCGATGACACGAGACGATTTCTGGCAAGCCAAACGGACAGGATTCTCGGATCGTCAGATCGCAAAAATGACGTCCACCACGGAGTTGAAGGTTCGCACCAAGCGGCTGAGTTTGGACGTCAAACCTGTCTTCAAAAGCGTCGATACCTGTGCCGCCGAGTTCGAAGCCTATACGCCGTACTACTACAGCACGTACGAGCACGAGGATGAGCTTCCGCCGCCATCAGGCAAGAAGCGAGTCATCATTCTCGGTGGGGGGCCGAACCGGATTGGGCAAGGGATTGAGTTTGATTATTGTTGTTGTCACGCCAGTTTCGCGTTGCGTGAAATCGGCATCGAAAGCGTGATGGTCAACAGCAATCCCGAGACGGTTAGTACCGATTACGACACGTCGGACATGCTGTTCTTTGAACCGTTAACGATCGAAGACGTGCTCAACATCTGTGACGCGATCAAGCCGGACGGCGTGATTGCTCAATTCGGAGGACAAACGCCTCTGAATTTGGCTCGCGGATTGAAGGAAGCAGGGGTGCCGATCATTGGCACCAGCGTGGAAACGATTGAAGCGGCCGAAGACCGCGAACTGTTCCAAAAATTGATCGAAGACCTTGGCTTGCGGCAACCTCCAAGCGGCATCGCTCGCAACATGGACGAAGCCCGCCGCGAAGCCAAAAAGATTGGCTACCCCGCATTGGTTCGCCCTAGTTTCGTGCTGGGCGGTCGAGCGATGGAGATTTGTTACGATCAATCGCAGTTCGAGCGTTATGTCGCCGAAGCGTTCATCGTGGCCGATGGACAACCGGTCTTGATCGATCGTTTCCTCGAAGATGCAACCGAGGTGGATGTCGATGCCATCGCCGATGGCACCGATTGTGTGCTGATGGGAATCATGGAGCACATCGAAGAAGCCGGGGTGCACTCGGGCGACTCGGCGTGTGCGATTCCTCCGTTCAGTTTGACGCAGCCGATTTTGGCCGAAATTCGTGAGACCACGAAACGTTTGGCCATGCGGTTGAAGGTCATCGGTTTGATGAACATTCAATACGCGATCAAGATGGAAGACAATAAGCCGACGTTGTACATCTTGGAAGTGAATCCGCGTGCGAGCCGCACGGTACCGTTTGTGGCCAAGGCGACGGGCGTTCCTGTGGCAAACATCGCGACCAAGGTGATGACGGGCATCTCGCTCAAGGAGCTCGGTGTTACCGAAGAACCGATTCCACGGCATGTCTCGATCAAGGAAAGCGTTTTCCCCTTCCGCAAGTTCAGCGGCGTCGACATCGTGCTCGGTCCTGAAATGCGAAGCACCGGTGAAGTGATGGGGATCAGCGAGAAGTTTTCGCTCGCGTTTGCGAAGAGTCAAATCGCTGCGGGCTCGGTGTTACCCGAGACCGGCAAGATTTTTCTCAGCCTCGCGCCACGGCACAAAGATTCTGTCGTGCTGCTTGGCAAGAGTTTGACGGAGCTTGGCTTCGAACTGCTTGCAACGAGCGGGACGGCGGCAAAATTGGAATCCGAGGGCGTGAAGGTGACTCGCGTCAAGAAGCTTGCCGAAGGGCACCCGAACCTGATTGACTACCTGAAAAACGGCGACGTGCAATTGATCATCAATACGCCGAGCGGCAAGGGCGCTCGAACCGATGAAGGCAAGATTCGCTCGGCTGCGGTGCAATGCGGTGTACCTTGCATTACCACGGTGGCTGCTGCCGAAGCCGCGATTCGAGCGATGACGGCGATGCGCGAAGGATCGTTGGAAGTCGAATCGCTGCAAACCCGGTACGCCCGGTCGCTCTGA